A genomic segment from Necator americanus strain Aroian chromosome III, whole genome shotgun sequence encodes:
- a CDS encoding hypothetical protein (NECATOR_CHRIII.G10628.T1), protein MLVFLLICSSLCSTMVCAQEEPEGIDDEGGEAEEFYNKTYSEHQTALEKAIFSNYVNTRRPVRNASLPVEVSIHFHIVHISINQEEQTMTVHGHLYMTWIDEFLGWDISAFNGIRIARCPKWRVWQPKIKVANSVAGIYSAFEISSHAHVLVQSLGKEQAKVEMYPTFSIKVGCNFDYSDYPRDVNSCSLSVFAKQRMSEVRLKNYYNYPPTLSIGWGSQSDKRVISDFEILNVSHSITFYKHGNTSAIEPITSNELAVSWSILHTTIYFRRHSVMFGISMLLPCLVSAVFNVLPFFLPSLNYSVYTLLSNVIIQAVFLQEIVNGIPLSASRVPSSVLFYSTTMLCNMVSLVIHILLLVMEHQSSPFLLRPLLHRIDKAISARLPHNSAPAIVNLRAVLGLFVLFLYTVFIFVFLVF, encoded by the exons ATGCTAGTATTTCTTCTGATCTGCAGTAGCTTATGCTCAACAATGGTCTGCGCACAAGAAGAGCCGGAAGGAATAGACGATGAAGGCGGAGAAGCAGAAG aattttacaACAAAACGTATAGCGAGCATCAAACTGCGCTTGAAAAAGCCATCTTCAGCAATTATGTCAATACGAGGAGACCGGTAAG AAATGCTTCGCTACCTGTCGAAGTTAGTATCCACTTCCACATCGTGCACATTTCGATCAATCAGGAGGAGCAGACGATGACTGTTCACGGCCATCTGTACATG ACCTGGATTGACGAGTTTCTTGGTTGGGATATCAGCGCATTCAACGGAATAAGGATTGCCAGATGTCCCAAATGGCGGGTATGGCAGCCAAAAATCAAAGTAGCTAACAG tgTCGCCGGTATTTACTCTGCATTTGAGATTTCATCTCACGCACATGTTCTTGTACAGTCACTCGGAAAGGAG CAGGCAAAAGTCGAGATGTATCCGACCTTTTCCATTAAAGTCGGCTGCAACTTCGACTATTCCGACTACCCCAGAGACGTCAACTCCTGCTCCTTGTCCGTGTTTGCGAAACAACGAATGAGCGAG GTGCGCCTAAAAAACTACTACAACTATCCTCCAACACTTTCTATTG GATGGGGAAGCCAGTCGGACAAACGAGTTATCTCGGACTTTGAAATCCTCAACGTCTCACACTCTATTACTTTCTACAAACACGGAAATACGTCGGCGATCGAGCCCATAACGTCAAATGAATTGGCAGTTTCTTG GTCGATTCTACACACCACCATCTATTTTAGAAGACATAGTGTGATGTTCGGCATAAGTATGTTGCTGCCCTGTCTG GTGTCGGCTGTATTCAATGTTCTACCGTTTTTTCTACCGTCCCTTAACTATTCCGTATATACGTTACTGTCAAACGTTATCATACAG GCTGTTTTCCTGCAAGAAATAGTAAACGGAATACCGCTCTCTGCCAGTCGAGTTCCAAGCTCAG TGCTCTTCTACAGCACGACAATGTTATGTAATATGGTCTCCCTGGTAATACACATATTACTTCTGGTTATGGAGCATCAATCGTCACCATTTCTACTTCGTCCTCTGTTGCATAGGATAGACAAGGCTATATCTG CTCGACTACCGCACAATTCAGCGCCAGCGATCGTTAATTTGCGTGCAGTGCTGGGATTATTTGTGTTGTTTCTGTACACAGTattcatttttgtgtttttggttttctga
- a CDS encoding hypothetical protein (NECATOR_CHRIII.G10628.T2), producing MVCAQEEPEGIDDEGGEAEEFYNKTYSEHQTALEKAIFSNYVNTRRPVRNASLPVEVSIHFHIVHISINQEEQTMTVHGHLYMTWIDEFLGWDISAFNGIRIARCPKWRVWQPKIKVANSVAGIYSAFEISSHAHVLVQSLGKEQAKVEMYPTFSIKVGCNFDYSDYPRDVNSCSLSVFAKQRMSEVRLKNYYNYPPTLSIGWGSQSDKRVISDFEILNVSHSITFYKHGNTSAIEPITSNELAVSWSILHTTIYFRRHSVMFGISMLLPCLVSAVFNVLPFFLPSLNYSVYTLLSNVIIQAVFLQEIVNGIPLSASRVPSSVLFYSTTMLCNMVSLVIHILLLVMEHQSSPFLLRPLLHRIDKAISARLPHNSAPAIVNLRAVLGLFVLFLYTVFIFVFLVF from the exons ATGGTCTGCGCACAAGAAGAGCCGGAAGGAATAGACGATGAAGGCGGAGAAGCAGAAG aattttacaACAAAACGTATAGCGAGCATCAAACTGCGCTTGAAAAAGCCATCTTCAGCAATTATGTCAATACGAGGAGACCGGTAAG AAATGCTTCGCTACCTGTCGAAGTTAGTATCCACTTCCACATCGTGCACATTTCGATCAATCAGGAGGAGCAGACGATGACTGTTCACGGCCATCTGTACATG ACCTGGATTGACGAGTTTCTTGGTTGGGATATCAGCGCATTCAACGGAATAAGGATTGCCAGATGTCCCAAATGGCGGGTATGGCAGCCAAAAATCAAAGTAGCTAACAG tgTCGCCGGTATTTACTCTGCATTTGAGATTTCATCTCACGCACATGTTCTTGTACAGTCACTCGGAAAGGAG CAGGCAAAAGTCGAGATGTATCCGACCTTTTCCATTAAAGTCGGCTGCAACTTCGACTATTCCGACTACCCCAGAGACGTCAACTCCTGCTCCTTGTCCGTGTTTGCGAAACAACGAATGAGCGAG GTGCGCCTAAAAAACTACTACAACTATCCTCCAACACTTTCTATTG GATGGGGAAGCCAGTCGGACAAACGAGTTATCTCGGACTTTGAAATCCTCAACGTCTCACACTCTATTACTTTCTACAAACACGGAAATACGTCGGCGATCGAGCCCATAACGTCAAATGAATTGGCAGTTTCTTG GTCGATTCTACACACCACCATCTATTTTAGAAGACATAGTGTGATGTTCGGCATAAGTATGTTGCTGCCCTGTCTG GTGTCGGCTGTATTCAATGTTCTACCGTTTTTTCTACCGTCCCTTAACTATTCCGTATATACGTTACTGTCAAACGTTATCATACAG GCTGTTTTCCTGCAAGAAATAGTAAACGGAATACCGCTCTCTGCCAGTCGAGTTCCAAGCTCAG TGCTCTTCTACAGCACGACAATGTTATGTAATATGGTCTCCCTGGTAATACACATATTACTTCTGGTTATGGAGCATCAATCGTCACCATTTCTACTTCGTCCTCTGTTGCATAGGATAGACAAGGCTATATCTG CTCGACTACCGCACAATTCAGCGCCAGCGATCGTTAATTTGCGTGCAGTGCTGGGATTATTTGTGTTGTTTCTGTACACAGTattcatttttgtgtttttggttttctga
- a CDS encoding hypothetical protein (NECATOR_CHRIII.G10629.T1) — protein MWAIVPSINIDIINTDQFIHACGKDIETIKMSASGATSGALLFSGATLLVSLVAAAAIYSQVNSIWSELDAEMNNFKVLTDDLWKDMIGLGAGTPSNRLRRQSYGGYAASGAQPPAPTPLSSSVNAYGGGAPQNSDYAGSSNTPLSNPSSNFGFPTGPGSFVPGGNARCVCTMESSCPPGAPGATGEPGPDGLDGLDGIPGFDGLDAEDISNEAPQGCFTCPQGLPGPQGPSGPPGIRGMRGAKGQSGRPGKDGNPGMPGEMGPPGPPGEDGHPGKPGDKGDDAEKPVGRPGLRGPPGDQGPEGPEGTPGRDAYPGPQGPIGEPGVPGYQGAAGPDGEEGPPGPQGDVGKDAEYCKCPDREAHRPLQSPPHGSGYGRKKYRKH, from the exons ATGTGGGCAATTGTGCCAAGCATTAATATCGACATCATTAACACCGACCAATTCATTCACGCATGTGGAAAAGATATAGAAACCATAAAG ATGTCAGCAAGCGGCGCCACTTCtggcgctttgctcttttcGGGAGCTACATTGCTCGTTTCTTTGGTAGCAGCAGCGGCCATATATTCTCAAGTCAATTCGATATGGAGCGAGCTGGATGCTGAAATGAACAATTTCAAG GTGCTCACTGATGATCTTTGGAAGGATATGATTGGCCTCGGAGCTGGCACCCCGTCAAACCGCTTAAGACGTCAGTCTTATGGTGGTTACGCAGCAAGTGGAGCACAGCCTCCAGCTCCTACACCGCTTTCAAGCTCCGTAAACGCATATGGAGGAGGTGCGCCGCAGAACTCGGATTACGCTGGAAGTAGCAATACTCCCCTTAGCAATCCATCTTCAAACTTTGGATTCCCAACCGGCCCAGGTAGTTTCGTTCCTGGTGGGAACGCACGATGTGTTTGCACTATGGAAAGCAGCTGCCCACCTGGAGCTCCGGGTGCAACAGGTGAACCGGGTCCTGACGGACTCGACGGTCTTGATGGCATCCCTGGATTTGATGGTCTCGATGCAGAAGATATTTCAAATGAGGCGCCTCAAGGATGTTTCACATGTCCGCAAGGTTTGCCTGGACCGCAAGGACCCTCAGGCCCTCCTGGAATTCGCGGCATGAGGGGAGCAAAGGGCCAGTCTGGAAGACCCGGAAAGGATGGTAATCCTGGGATGCCTG gaGAAATGGGACCCCCTGGACCTCCCGGGGAAGATGGACATCCAGGGAAACCAGGAGACAAAGGTGATGACGCAGAGAAACCCGTGGGACGACCTGGTCTCAGAGGGCCTCCTGGAGATCAAGGACCGGAAGGACCTGAGGGCACGCCAGGAAGAGACGCCTATCCTGGACCCCAGGGTCCGATAGGAGAGCCAGGAGTTCCAGGATATCAA GGAGCAGCTGGTCCAGATGGAGAGGAGGGGCCGCCAGGACCTCAAGGAGACGTTGGCAAAGACGCAGAATATTGCAAATGTCCTGATCGCGAAGCACACAGACCATTGCAAAGCCCTCCGCACGGAAGCGGCTATGGAAGGAAGAAATATCGCAAACACTGA
- a CDS encoding hypothetical protein (NECATOR_CHRIII.G10629.T2): MSASGATSGALLFSGATLLVSLVAAAAIYSQVNSIWSELDAEMNNFKVLTDDLWKDMIGLGAGTPSNRLRRQSYGGYAASGAQPPAPTPLSSSVNAYGGGAPQNSDYAGSSNTPLSNPSSNFGFPTGPGSFVPGGNARCVCTMESSCPPGAPGATGEPGPDGLDGLDGIPGFDGLDAEDISNEAPQGCFTCPQGLPGPQGPSGPPGIRGMRGAKGQSGRPGKDGNPGMPGEMGPPGPPGEDGHPGKPGDKGDDAEKPVGRPGLRGPPGDQGPEGPEGTPGRDAYPGPQGPIGEPGVPGYQGAAGPDGEEGPPGPQGDVGKDAEYCKCPDREAHRPLQSPPHGSGYGRKKYRKH, encoded by the exons ATGTCAGCAAGCGGCGCCACTTCtggcgctttgctcttttcGGGAGCTACATTGCTCGTTTCTTTGGTAGCAGCAGCGGCCATATATTCTCAAGTCAATTCGATATGGAGCGAGCTGGATGCTGAAATGAACAATTTCAAG GTGCTCACTGATGATCTTTGGAAGGATATGATTGGCCTCGGAGCTGGCACCCCGTCAAACCGCTTAAGACGTCAGTCTTATGGTGGTTACGCAGCAAGTGGAGCACAGCCTCCAGCTCCTACACCGCTTTCAAGCTCCGTAAACGCATATGGAGGAGGTGCGCCGCAGAACTCGGATTACGCTGGAAGTAGCAATACTCCCCTTAGCAATCCATCTTCAAACTTTGGATTCCCAACCGGCCCAGGTAGTTTCGTTCCTGGTGGGAACGCACGATGTGTTTGCACTATGGAAAGCAGCTGCCCACCTGGAGCTCCGGGTGCAACAGGTGAACCGGGTCCTGACGGACTCGACGGTCTTGATGGCATCCCTGGATTTGATGGTCTCGATGCAGAAGATATTTCAAATGAGGCGCCTCAAGGATGTTTCACATGTCCGCAAGGTTTGCCTGGACCGCAAGGACCCTCAGGCCCTCCTGGAATTCGCGGCATGAGGGGAGCAAAGGGCCAGTCTGGAAGACCCGGAAAGGATGGTAATCCTGGGATGCCTG gaGAAATGGGACCCCCTGGACCTCCCGGGGAAGATGGACATCCAGGGAAACCAGGAGACAAAGGTGATGACGCAGAGAAACCCGTGGGACGACCTGGTCTCAGAGGGCCTCCTGGAGATCAAGGACCGGAAGGACCTGAGGGCACGCCAGGAAGAGACGCCTATCCTGGACCCCAGGGTCCGATAGGAGAGCCAGGAGTTCCAGGATATCAA GGAGCAGCTGGTCCAGATGGAGAGGAGGGGCCGCCAGGACCTCAAGGAGACGTTGGCAAAGACGCAGAATATTGCAAATGTCCTGATCGCGAAGCACACAGACCATTGCAAAGCCCTCCGCACGGAAGCGGCTATGGAAGGAAGAAATATCGCAAACACTGA